In one uncultured Methanoregula sp. genomic region, the following are encoded:
- a CDS encoding DUF2284 domain-containing protein, with the protein MKRRITSDENEPGDFTFLVQAARSLGAADVKVIPASDIVVENRVPLKCRAGCIGYGKKLTCPPYVPTPDEFRKILSEYRHALLVKFISPANADPDVICSIYRYWLDPDAPADKKESATQFWKDHFNGTGAFAPMMLELERVAFNAGNPFALAFINGSCRLCETCNVKAGICIHPTQARIPEHAVGVNMVKTAKKAGMAIRFPVQGHPELMALLLID; encoded by the coding sequence ATGAAAAGACGCATAACTTCTGATGAAAATGAGCCTGGCGATTTCACGTTCCTCGTGCAGGCAGCCCGTTCTCTCGGCGCTGCAGATGTGAAGGTGATCCCGGCATCGGATATCGTTGTCGAGAACCGCGTTCCGCTCAAATGCCGGGCCGGCTGCATAGGGTACGGAAAGAAACTGACCTGCCCGCCCTATGTTCCGACTCCGGACGAGTTCCGGAAAATTCTCTCAGAGTACCGGCACGCTCTTCTCGTGAAGTTCATCTCCCCGGCGAATGCAGACCCGGATGTGATCTGCTCGATCTACCGGTACTGGCTCGACCCGGATGCCCCGGCAGACAAAAAGGAGAGTGCAACGCAGTTCTGGAAAGACCATTTCAACGGAACCGGTGCGTTCGCGCCAATGATGCTCGAGCTCGAACGGGTCGCGTTCAATGCCGGCAACCCATTTGCCCTCGCGTTCATCAACGGCTCGTGCCGGCTCTGCGAGACATGCAATGTCAAGGCGGGCATCTGCATTCACCCGACACAGGCCAGGATCCCCGAGCATGCTGTTGGCGTCAATATGGTGAAGACTGCCAAAAAAGCGGGAATGGCGATCCGGTTCCCCGTGCAGGGGCACCCGGAACTGATGGCACTCCTGCTGATTGATTAA
- a CDS encoding carboxylesterase/lipase family protein: MIRGGKRVIVPAGLLVIIMILAGLVLCAGCNQKSQDAWIVKTDAGPVLGATENGIAVFRGIPYAAPPTGDLRWKPPATVQPWSSVRNATVYGAICPQVISDDPTPGAAPPAMREDCLFLNVWTPAKSPDEKLPVMVFIHGGAFMEGAGSLPLYDGSALAKKGVIVVTLNYRLGVLGFLSHPDLANESATNTSGNYGLEDQQAALQWVQKNIGAFGGNPSRVTVFGESAGATSILAQLSSPQAKGLFRQAIIESGPLWTNGSTLDIISTRNESEQNGEEYARSLGYTGPGAIRQMRIVDAMTLVNATPHPASPFWLTHTMKFKPSVDGGILPAQPEDQFNRGQQNRVPLIIGTNADEGTMLAAQTGMNVSGYERYIHKRFGSYADKVLTEYPAKTPDDVQYQMERIMTDFDFTEAAKFVAGSNANLNESTYLYRFTYGMPGQPFGAFHGSELYFVFRPASMNPDPVSGKVSDMMMEYWTRFAKTGSPNDGMNVTWPQYSRENPTYLEIGKNPRVRSGY; encoded by the coding sequence ATGATACGCGGGGGAAAACGTGTAATCGTGCCGGCAGGGTTATTGGTCATTATTATGATCCTGGCCGGTCTGGTCCTTTGCGCCGGATGCAACCAGAAAAGTCAGGACGCCTGGATTGTGAAGACCGATGCCGGTCCGGTTCTTGGTGCAACGGAGAACGGTATTGCGGTATTTCGAGGCATTCCCTACGCGGCCCCGCCAACAGGGGATCTCCGGTGGAAACCCCCGGCAACCGTGCAGCCATGGAGCAGCGTCCGGAATGCAACAGTATACGGTGCAATCTGCCCCCAGGTTATTTCTGATGATCCAACGCCGGGTGCAGCGCCCCCCGCCATGAGGGAGGACTGCCTTTTCCTCAATGTCTGGACGCCGGCAAAGAGCCCGGATGAAAAACTGCCTGTCATGGTCTTCATCCACGGGGGGGCATTCATGGAAGGGGCCGGCTCCCTCCCGCTTTATGACGGGAGTGCGCTCGCTAAGAAAGGAGTCATTGTTGTCACGCTCAACTACCGGCTTGGGGTGCTCGGGTTCCTCTCCCACCCGGATCTTGCAAATGAATCTGCCACCAATACATCGGGAAATTATGGTCTGGAGGACCAGCAGGCTGCACTTCAGTGGGTGCAGAAAAACATCGGAGCGTTTGGCGGCAACCCTTCCAGGGTAACCGTGTTCGGGGAATCGGCCGGGGCAACAAGCATCCTCGCGCAGCTCTCGAGCCCGCAGGCCAAAGGACTCTTCCGGCAGGCCATTATCGAGAGCGGCCCGCTCTGGACGAACGGATCAACGCTGGATATCATCAGCACGCGAAATGAATCCGAACAGAATGGCGAAGAATATGCACGGAGCCTCGGTTATACCGGCCCGGGTGCCATCCGACAGATGCGTATCGTTGATGCCATGACGCTTGTTAATGCAACCCCGCACCCTGCATCGCCATTCTGGCTTACGCACACCATGAAGTTCAAGCCATCAGTTGATGGAGGGATCCTTCCCGCTCAACCTGAAGACCAGTTCAACCGGGGACAGCAGAACCGGGTCCCGCTCATCATCGGGACCAATGCGGACGAAGGAACAATGCTTGCCGCACAGACCGGCATGAATGTCTCCGGCTATGAACGGTACATTCATAAACGCTTCGGCAGCTATGCTGATAAGGTTCTTACTGAATACCCGGCAAAAACTCCTGATGACGTCCAGTACCAGATGGAACGGATCATGACGGACTTTGACTTTACCGAAGCAGCGAAGTTTGTTGCCGGGTCCAATGCCAACCTTAACGAGAGTACATACCTGTACCGGTTTACGTACGGGATGCCTGGCCAGCCGTTTGGGGCATTCCACGGCAGCGAGCTCTATTTCGTCTTCCGGCCGGCTTCCATGAACCCGGATCCCGTGAG
- a CDS encoding DUF2180 family protein — MKCYICAKEGNESDAVAVCIACGMGTCMKHTFRKNIDIWKGDYPLPSRKLPNKMPRMLCPDCNAAFGDDK; from the coding sequence ATGAAATGTTACATCTGTGCAAAGGAAGGAAACGAGAGTGACGCTGTCGCAGTCTGTATTGCCTGCGGTATGGGAACCTGCATGAAGCACACGTTCCGCAAGAATATCGATATCTGGAAGGGCGACTACCCGCTCCCTTCAAGGAAACTGCCAAACAAGATGCCGCGGATGCTCTGTCCTGACTGCAATGCCGCGTTCGGGGATGATAAGTGA
- a CDS encoding MBL fold metallo-hydrolase, translating into MEYQLKPADRVEVTILVDNYIDFFIAASTPVERRLPFDPDRRIFAEHGLSCLVRVFSGKKEHKVLLDCGLSEQCLAWNARQMGISLADIEAVVLSHGHFDHFGGLHGVLSGAGRQVPLIAHPDAFLMRRLNNPARGPVDLPLLDPVTLKKAGADILMRSGPSTLASGHLLVTGEVERKTAFEKGMPGMEAYMEARWQPDPIRDDQALVINVKDKGLVVLSGCAHAGIINSVEYARKITAVDHVHAVLGGFHLTGPASAQVIPPTIGAMKRINPDYVVPMHCTGWDAINRFADAMPGKFILNTVGTTFVF; encoded by the coding sequence ATGGAATACCAGCTAAAACCGGCCGACCGGGTGGAAGTGACCATCCTTGTCGACAACTATATCGATTTTTTTATAGCGGCGTCGACTCCCGTTGAACGCCGCCTTCCGTTTGATCCAGACCGTCGGATCTTTGCCGAGCATGGCCTGTCATGTCTGGTCCGGGTTTTTTCCGGTAAGAAAGAACACAAAGTCCTGCTCGATTGCGGGCTCTCGGAGCAGTGCCTTGCCTGGAATGCCCGGCAGATGGGAATCTCTCTTGCCGATATTGAGGCAGTTGTCCTGAGTCACGGACACTTCGATCATTTCGGCGGGCTCCATGGCGTTTTATCCGGGGCAGGGCGGCAGGTCCCGCTCATCGCCCATCCCGATGCTTTCCTCATGCGAAGGTTGAATAACCCGGCCAGAGGTCCCGTCGATCTCCCGCTGCTTGACCCGGTTACGCTGAAGAAAGCCGGGGCGGATATCCTGATGCGCAGCGGGCCTTCGACTCTTGCCTCCGGCCATCTGCTCGTAACGGGAGAAGTGGAGCGGAAGACTGCGTTCGAGAAAGGAATGCCCGGGATGGAGGCATACATGGAGGCACGCTGGCAGCCCGATCCTATCCGGGACGACCAGGCGCTCGTCATCAACGTAAAGGACAAGGGGCTTGTCGTGCTGAGCGGGTGCGCCCATGCCGGTATCATCAATTCCGTGGAATACGCGAGGAAGATCACCGCGGTTGACCATGTTCACGCAGTCCTTGGCGGGTTCCATCTCACGGGACCGGCTTCTGCGCAGGTTATTCCGCCGACCATTGGCGCCATGAAACGAATCAACCCGGACTATGTTGTGCCGATGCACTGCACCGGGTGGGACGCGATAAACCGGTTTGCAGATGCAATGCCGGGAAAATTTATTCTCAACACGGTCGGGACAACATTCGTATTCTGA
- a CDS encoding MIP/aquaporin family protein, whose protein sequence is MASLTSRSIAEGVGTLLLVYFGAGAAAITLMLANGTKPATAFNIGIGMLGGLADWFAIGITFGIVIAGVIYALGRVSGAHLNPAVTIALCVTKRFPSGEAVAYIIAQCIGAAFGSLLFFLTVGMDAVMIGGLGATAPFPGIGYGQAILVEAIATFVLMLVIMGVAVDKRAPAGFAGLIIGLTVAAMITATGNIAGASLNPARTFGPYVMDFLLGGSNLWAFFPIYIIGPVIGAIVAAVFYDRINAE, encoded by the coding sequence ATGGCATCGCTTACCAGTCGCAGTATTGCAGAAGGCGTGGGAACCCTGCTCCTTGTGTATTTCGGTGCCGGGGCTGCGGCAATCACGCTGATGCTCGCAAACGGGACAAAACCGGCAACTGCGTTCAACATCGGTATCGGCATGCTTGGCGGGCTTGCTGACTGGTTTGCCATCGGGATCACGTTTGGTATCGTGATTGCCGGAGTGATCTACGCTCTTGGTCGGGTCTCCGGGGCACATCTCAACCCTGCAGTGACCATCGCGCTCTGCGTAACGAAACGCTTTCCGTCCGGTGAAGCCGTGGCGTACATAATCGCCCAGTGTATCGGCGCAGCGTTCGGGAGCCTGCTCTTCTTCCTCACCGTGGGGATGGATGCCGTCATGATCGGCGGGTTAGGGGCAACAGCACCGTTCCCCGGCATCGGGTACGGGCAGGCAATCCTTGTCGAAGCGATCGCAACGTTTGTCCTGATGCTGGTTATCATGGGCGTTGCTGTTGACAAGCGTGCCCCGGCAGGTTTTGCAGGGCTCATCATCGGCCTGACCGTTGCCGCAATGATCACCGCGACCGGGAACATTGCCGGTGCATCGCTCAACCCGGCCCGGACATTCGGGCCTTATGTCATGGATTTCCTGCTTGGGGGTTCGAATCTATGGGCATTCTTCCCCATCTATATCATCGGCCCCGTGATCGGCGCCATTGTTGCAGCAGTCTTCTATGACCGGATCAATGCAGAGTAA